From the Candidatus Poribacteria bacterium genome, the window CTGCCTGTCTGCGTTTTTCCCAATCTGCGTGCCAATCACGATATATCTCGGCTTTGGCTTGCTCAATAACTTTTGCAATGCCCTGCTCAATACCCATTACAATGCCCTGTTCAATAGTTTTATCAGTGTCTTTTGCAATGTCTCGCTCAATACCTATGGCTTTGGCTTGCTCAATAACTTTTGCAATGTCTTTTGCAATGCCCTGCTGAATAACTTTTGCTTTGGCTTGCTCAATAACTTTTACAATGTCTTTTGCAATGTCTCGCTCAATACCTATTGCAACGCCCTGCTCAACAATTTTTGCAATATTTTTTGTAATGTCTTGCTGAATAACTTTTGTTTTGCTTATTATTCTGCCTTCCTGCAATCCTATTGGAAAACCTTGCTTAAAGCCTTTTTCAAAAAGCGTTTCTGCTGCTGATTTTACCATATTATTTACCTCCACATCATTCGTATACACTTGAATGAATCTCATTAAAGCTTCTCAGTCTGTCTCCCAGGCATCAAAACAATACCAGAGGGCACAGAAGCAATAAGGCAATACGATATTGCGCCACATGCGTGGTGCCAATGTATCCAGACGTGATAACGCTACTATGTACTAAAGTTTGGACAATTTTAAGAATTAAGATGCATTAAAGCAGAAAAGCAGGTATCCTTTCATAAACATAACGCTTGTTTTGAAAGGAAAGAAACAATGCACCTGCTTCTCCACTTAGAAGGTATTCTATCAGAGTTTCGGTTTATGTTCAACTCCCAAAACTTTGCGCTTTTCCAAGCGTTCATCTATGGATTTATTACCCACACAGGTTCAGGCACCTTGACGCAACTTTACCAAGCGAGTGGTTCCCAGACGCGGTATGGGTCTTTTCCAAAGTTCCTGTCGCGAGGGAGCTGGGACCCCGATGCCCTCGCCGCACATCTGATAAAATATCTTCAAGCGATATTTCCACAATGGGTCTATGTTTATG encodes:
- a CDS encoding transposase produces the protein MHLLLHLEGILSEFRFMFNSQNFALFQAFIYGFITHTGSGTLTQLYQASGSQTRYGSFPKFLSRGSWDPDALAAHLIKYLQAIFPQWVYVY